agGGCAACGGATGTAATCCAGggataaacattttcatttataaaagctATATAGTTTAAAACAGTGTTCTCTAGTTGTAAATATCACTCAAACGTACCTTGAAATCCTTCCAGCATCTCCCGTACTTCATTCCTGTGAAGAAGTTATATCAAACATTATTAAATAAAGATACATGAAAGACCATACTTGTTATGAAAGAAATGCCCCATGCAAGGACTTCACAGAGAATACTTGTTACATGAGCCAAGTGGACTTTACCTAGCAGGTGAAAATTGCCATAAAAACATTACCGCAAGTCTTCCTCCAATGTTCCTGGAGAAGGATTTATTCCCCCATAATTATCAGTGACTCGGTTGTTTCCtacattgaaataaaaatggaaaacacttTAAAACGAAGCATGGTATTTTGATCAGTTTTCACGGAGAAACATCCTCAGTGGGGAGGGTTTCAGGCTTAGTGCCACCAAGAGCTGTTAAAGCAGACATATGAAAGGACTCACGTATGTGCAGGTCAGATGAAGTCAGATCAGGGACCGGGTCCCTTTTATGGAGACACTGTTACAAGCCTTTCAAGGTTTAATGTCAGCATAAATCATGTAGCCCAGAAGAGATATTTGGGAAAGAAGGGCCTGCAAGCATGGGGAAGAGCTGCCATGTAAGCTTCTGCAATCCGGGTGTCCGATAGGAGGATGGAGTGGGCAACCCCCAGGACCCGACACTGCTTTGCAGGCACATGGATTTCACTGGCTACAATGTCGAGGACTCAGGGCAGTGACCTGAGGGACACGGCCCCTGCCCCCGTGCGCTGTTATCCGCAAAGGTGTCCGATGGACCATACGTACCTTCCGGAACACCCTCTGGCCCACGCGGCTCTCTTCTCTCTTGTCTCCCGAAGTCACAGGCTGCCATACCCTGAGCCTCCATCGGGGCCTTCGCAGCCCTCCCCAGGCGCTTCCTCTCAGCCGGCGCCATCCCTAAGTGTCTCTTCCCAGGCAGAGACAGCTCTCCTGCACCTTGTGAGCACAAACTTAAAGAAACGGGCACAGGGTCAACGAGCGATGCCCGGCAAGGGTCCTCTGCGCACATCAGAGTGTGCGTGCCCGCGTGTCTCCGGCTGGACCAGGAGCGGACAAAGCAGGTGGTGACTGCGAGCCCCTCCTCCGCGGCTGGACGGAGGGCTGGCGCCTGCGCCCCACACACAACCCACCCCGCGCCCGCGGACATCTGAGTGCCGGGCCCCTCCGCCAGATTCTGGCCCCTACGGAGGGAAGGACAGAGGCCGCCCCTGGCCCTCGGTTCCCGGCGGGAGGCCCGGCCACGGGCAGGACCCAACTAAGGGTCCCTCGGGACGGATGGGGGATAAACCAGTCTGCGCCTGGCCCGGGACGGTCAGGTCGGGGCGGGGAGGTAGGAGGGGGAGGCTTCCCCACACGCCGAGTGGGCCCCAGGACGACCTCGCGGGCCCGGACTGACCCGCCGGGCCACCGGGCA
This Camelus bactrianus isolate YW-2024 breed Bactrian camel chromosome X, ASM4877302v1, whole genome shotgun sequence DNA region includes the following protein-coding sequences:
- the LOC105062788 gene encoding synaptonemal complex protein 3 isoform X1; this encodes MSAGAGWVVCGAQAPALRPAAEEGLAVTTCFVRSWSSRRHAGTHTLMCAEDPCRASLVDPVPVSLSLCSQGAGELSLPGKRHLGMAPAERKRLGRAAKAPMEAQGMAACDFGRQERREPRGPEGVPEGNNRVTDNYGGINPSPGTLEEDLRNEVREMLEGFQDDIKRALLAKRKMFEMNMKASISTTNAKIGHVWKTQLEQRQNLHLQYSRQLRTLFREWDIDVQKAQEQEEKLANMFREQRKILRQARIVQYQRLKKMKNLYEQFLKSMEELEKDHEHLLTDEQSEVRQEMAKLQNKIMLEAQHLDLAVVESYLQTLLL